One Myotis daubentonii chromosome 3, mMyoDau2.1, whole genome shotgun sequence genomic window carries:
- the OMA1 gene encoding metalloendopeptidase OMA1, mitochondrial isoform X2 — protein MSFLYGLQSATRNCVSFRFNLRTNWRKCNTTAITSLDCHQVRVNHIVNNIECKLGVNRCNRVTSLPGNSHFYRTFNNKRAGYLSSLKSKDNKCTAWRDSFPRQKLIEEVAVGPALSVLHPLNCFPIRDIRSFHTSPRWQAAPIPLLWIILKPVQKLLAIIVGRGIRKWWHALPPNKKEHFKESVRENKWKLLLGLSTFGFLFVVFYFTHLEVSPITGRTKLLLLGKEHFSLLAELEYEAYMEEFKNDMLTEKDAQYLNIKEVFYHLIECNKDIPGISEIKWIIHVVDSPDINAFVLPNGHVFVFTGLFNAVANVHQLAFILGHEIAHAVLEHAAEKASVVHLLDFLGLIFLTMIWAVCPRDSLAIVGQWLQSTLKEYLFSRPYSRTLEAEADKIGLQLAAKACVDVRSSSVFWQQLELADTLFGHPNVPEWLSTHPSHGNRVEQLDRLIPKALEIRETCNCPPLSEPDPRLVFKLAMKDFLKESEKKDLNTTAEKQKVDPLPIGKQKQTSGA, from the exons ATGAGCTTCCTCTATGGATTGCAGTCTGCTACTAGAAACTGTGTTTCCTTCCGATTTAATTTACGGACCAACTGGAGAAAATGTAACACAACAGCTATAACCTCACTGGACTGTCATCAAGTACGAGTTAACCACAtagtaaataatattgaatgcaaactggGAGTAAATCGGTGTAATAGGGTGACTTCTCTGCCTGGAAACTCACATTTCTATAGAACTTTTAATAACAAAAGGGCAGGATACCTCTCGAGTCTTAAAAGCAAGGACAATAAGTGTACAGCATGGCGTGACTCTTTTCCAAGACAGAAACTGATAGAAGAAGTTGCAGTAGGTCCCGCTCTTTCAGTATTGCATCCTCTAAACTGCTTTCCCATAAGAGACATCAGGAGTTTCCACACTTCTCCACGGTGGCAAGCTGCTCCCATCCCTCTCTTGTGGATAATTCTTAAACCAGTGCAGAAACTACTTGCAATCATTGTTGGCAg GGGCATAAGGAAATGGTGGCACGCACTTCCTCCCAACAAGAAGGAACACTTTAAAGAAAGTGTAAGGGAGAACAAATGGAAGTTACTGCTGGGGTTGAGTACTTTTGGATTTCTCTTCGTAGTGTTTTATTTCACTCACCTGGAAGTGAGTCCAATCACAGGAAGGACCAAGCTACTGCTGTTGGGGAAAGAGCATTTCAGTCTTTTAGCAGAACTGGAATATGAAGCA TACatggaagaatttaaaaatgatatgctAACTGAGAAAGATGCCCAGTACCTGAACATTAAAGAAGTGTTTTATCATTTAATTGAATGCAATAAAGATATCCCAGGGATCTCCGAGATCAAGTGGATCATTCATGTGGTTGATTCCCCAGATATAAATGCCTTTGTGCTTCCG AATGGACATGTGTTTGTCTTCACTGGGCTTTTCAATGCTGTGGCTAATGTGCACCAACTTGCCTTCATTCTGGGCCATGAAATAGCACATGCAGTACTTGAGCATGCT GCAGAAAAGGCCAGTGTGGTTCATTTATTGGATTTCCTAGGTCTAATTTTCCTCACAATGATTTGGGCCGTTTGTCCTCGAGATAGCTTGGCAATTGTGGGCCAGTGGTTGCAGTCTACATTGAAAGAG tATTTGTTCAGTAGACCATACAGTAGAACACTGGAGGCTGAAGCTGACAAAATTGGACTACAGCTTGCTGCAAAG GCTTGTGTGGACGTCAGATCCAGTTCAGTGTTTTGGCAGCAGCTGGAACTTGCAGATACCCTCTTTGGTCACCCCAACGTGCCAGAATGGTTATCCACACACCCTTCTCATGGAAACCGAGTTGAGCAGTTGGATAGACTCATACCCAAG GCTCTCGAAATTAGAGAGACCTGCAATTGCCCACCACTTTCTGAACCAGACCCTCGATTAGTGTTCAAACTCGCCATGAAGGATTTTCTTAAAGAATCAGAGAAAAAGGACCTAAATACCACTGCTGAGAAACAGAAAGTGGATCCTCTTCCCattggaaaacagaagcaaacatCAGGAGcataa